agataCACTCACAAGTTTAGGAAGACCCTGTGCATGTCAGAAGCAGATCAACATTAGTTTCACAGTGAATGAACTCTATCTGGACTGTTAAAAGTTCACAACTTTTACACTTTGTCCTGCTTCTAACAGAGAGCAGCTATAGTGTTATAAATCAGAACTTAACAATTAGGCCAGGGCAATAGTATGAAAAGAAGACCACCCTATTGAGTGCCCCCTGCCCCATTAAATCAGCCTTTCTGATGATTGTCTAAAAGAAAGCTATTTTataccaaatttattttatacagaataaTGTAAAAGGATATTGATATATCAAAACATTGTTTGATAtgtcaaatttggaaaaaatcaaaataaaatttaaatatatttggaattGTACAGTGAACTATTAAAATCAAACATAACTGCTATTTTATACTAACCAGACTCAATCTTTACTCTGTGTAGTGATAAATGAAAAGTTATACAAGTTTACATTTCAGAGAATCATAGAACCTAGGTAATTTCATGTCCTATAAGTAGCATTTGCAATTATAAATTCTAATATATTGAGAGAACTATAGTTAATAAGACATGtacaaaagaagcaaaatacCTAAATTACTTTTCTTGGCATACAGTACATATGtcacattacacacacacacacacacacacacggttttCACATTAATTCAGTGTCTTTAAAGAGGTGCAAACTAAGAAATAGTATTGTTTCTTAATATCAAACAAGGCAATGAAACAGTCCATTGTGTTAGCAATTAAAGAAATTACTTGATTAAAAAAGATTTTGGCCCTTTATAACTTCTGGGAAACTAACTTTTTAGAAAAGTATCAAAGATTCTGCACAGTATGATTCTGTTGGGATAAAGATAATATTTAGGTAGTGCTCTGTTTATGTGCTGGTATAGTTTTTTGAATAATAACTCACTATTTATGGGATACTGTAATGTCAAATGAATGGGAATCACATCTTAAATAAATAGTCTTTTAtcctatatttatatatgatataaaagATAACTTCagggtaattttaaaatattaagaatagtAACTCCAAAAGACTCAAAGCTCTCATTGAGCGTATCACCTGGCCAATGGTGGATTGTCACTGAGCACTGGTTGAACTGAATTGTTGAACTGAACACCCAGCCCTGCTTACATCATGACTgagagtttttctttaatttccttcatattCTCTATGTAGTATCAGTCATGTTAAGTATTTatgaattaaaagtaattttatgttaGAGAATTCTATACTCCAGAATATCCCTGAAGAGGTCATGGAGGTAAAAAATCTTGGTCTGGAAAACTGGCTGAGAGAATACAGATGTCTTTGACCATTGCCATTAATAGCTATAAAAGCCACTTAGGATGGCATCTCTGAGTTATCACAATCACCAACAACTAAGTGAAACTGTGGTACTACGGAAGGCAATTGCACTATATGAAAGTAATTAActtacagacatttaaaaacttgggaaaaaaatcttataatgACATTTCCAAGATGTAAGTGTTTACATATTTTGCCTCAAAAGTGTCCTATCTGAAAAcacacttttgtttctttttgtagtGCTCCTGGAAGTGGCCCCATGTTCAAGTCAACAACTGTTACTGTGAAAGAAAATTGTAATGAAATTTCCCAAAGAGTTGTTGTGGATTCAGTTAATAACAAGGAAGATTTCAAATGCACTTTGATTCATAGTCAAGAGAATGCTAAAGATGTTACCACTGTGGCTGCAGATGCAGAAAGTGCAAATAGTTCTCCTGCCAAAAATAACCAACTTGGAGATCAAGCCAAGGGAATTCACAGACACAAAATTGGCTTTTCTTTTGCGTTTCCAAAGAAAGCATCCGTGAAGCTGGAGTCCTCAGCTGCAGCCTTCTCTGAATACAATGATGATGCCTCTGTGGAAAAAGGATTTAGCAGAAAAAGTAGATTTGTCCCTGGTGTTTGTCATCTTCAACTATCTTCACCAACAGACGTGCTTTTGAGTTCTGAGGAGAAAGTGAACTCTTTTCATCCACCAGAAGGACTGTGCACTGACAAAGAAACTGCTCAAACTCCAGAGATGAAAGACGTTTCTAGTGAAAAAGATACACTGTCATTACCTCCATTATGCCAATTTCAACTCCCTTTATCATCTGATGCAGGTAATTGTCAAAATTCAGTCCCCTTAGCAGATCACCTTCCACTGGAAGATGTAATCATTAATGAAGGCATGCCTATAAGTGGAAACAGTTCTGAATTTCTAGGAAATGAATCCATGGTTCTTAATATGGCTAATGACTGCCTATCTTTGCAAGCTACCACAGAGGAAACTAGTAAGGACCATGATGCATCCACAACtgaagctgaaaataaaaatcacagccCTGAGATGTCCGCCCCTTCAAATTCTGAAGAGGATAACGTAAccttacagaaaaaaacagatttatataAAAGACCATGTGATCCATTTGTGCCCGTCCTTAACAAAGATGGATCCACGGTTCTTCAGTGGCCGTCAGAAATGCTGATTTACACATCGACTCAACCATCAATTTCCTATAGCTGTAATCCTCTCTGTTTTGACTTCAAGTCCACTAGATTAAACCACAATCTAGATCAAAATAAGCTGCCCTTCAGTGATCTTTATTCTCAGCAGAAGGGAGAAGACATTTACAAGAGACCAGTTGTGGACTGCAAGGACACATCCACTGCCGGACTCACTGATTATGAAAGTGGAGGTAGCAGAAATGAATACACCCAAGTCACTCCTCTTCTGGCTGAGGATACACTGTCCAATAGCTGTGATTCTGGAAAAAATAAGAGTATAGGTCAGaggtataaaaatatttcctgtaggatcagaaaaacaaaaaactacactGTTACTAAAAATCAGATAAAACAGGATGCTCTAGAtgacaaatacaacaaaataaaacaaaaagatactcaTGAACACTGGTTCCataaaagtagaaggaagaagaaaagaagaaagttatgCCACCATCATTATGGGGAGAAAACCGAAGAGTCAGAAACTcacattaaaatggaaacagaaaatagttATACTGACACAACTAGGAAAAATCTACTGGAAACAATTTCAGAAAAGCAGTATTTAGCTGCGGACCAATTATCAGACTCACATCAGTTACCTGATAAAAGGCCCAAATCAGCATCCATTTACTTAAGTGAAAATGATGAAATGTGTAAAACTCAGAACACTGAATATAATAGTAATGATGTTATCAGTTctaaaaaccacagtaaaaagaACTCAGTTGTTTTACATGGACAATCCAATTCAACAATGATACATTCGGGGAAACATAATTTAACATTCTCCAGAACTTACTGTAGTTGGAAAGCCAAAATGTCCAACTGCAGTCATGATCACAGATGCCTAGTTCTTCAAAATGATATGAAATGCATGAGTCAGAACCAGGGTATTAAAAGAGGTTATAATTCTCTCATTAGTGAATCAGAAAGGTGCCATCGAAAACGTAGACAGCATTCACATTCTTACTCTTCAGATGAAAGTTTAAATCGACAGAATTATTTACCAGATGAATTTTTGAGGCCACCCCGTGCTGCTGCTCCTTGTAAACCTAAAAGAAAAcggaggagaaaaagaagcagattccACACCAGTTTGGAAGCTTTGGAACTCA
The genomic region above belongs to Camelus ferus isolate YT-003-E chromosome 5, BCGSAC_Cfer_1.0, whole genome shotgun sequence and contains:
- the ZNF804A gene encoding zinc finger protein 804A codes for the protein MFKSTTVTVKENCNEISQRVVVDSVNNKEDFKCTLIHSQENAKDVTTVAADAESANSSPAKNNQLGDQAKGIHRHKIGFSFAFPKKASVKLESSAAAFSEYNDDASVEKGFSRKSRFVPGVCHLQLSSPTDVLLSSEEKVNSFHPPEGLCTDKETAQTPEMKDVSSEKDTLSLPPLCQFQLPLSSDAGNCQNSVPLADHLPLEDVIINEGMPISGNSSEFLGNESMVLNMANDCLSLQATTEETSKDHDASTTEAENKNHSPEMSAPSNSEEDNVTLQKKTDLYKRPCDPFVPVLNKDGSTVLQWPSEMLIYTSTQPSISYSCNPLCFDFKSTRLNHNLDQNKLPFSDLYSQQKGEDIYKRPVVDCKDTSTAGLTDYESGGSRNEYTQVTPLLAEDTLSNSCDSGKNKSIGQRYKNISCRIRKTKNYTVTKNQIKQDALDDKYNKIKQKDTHEHWFHKSRRKKKRRKLCHHHYGEKTEESETHIKMETENSYTDTTRKNLLETISEKQYLAADQLSDSHQLPDKRPKSASIYLSENDEMCKTQNTEYNSNDVISSKNHSKKNSVVLHGQSNSTMIHSGKHNLTFSRTYCSWKAKMSNCSHDHRCLVLQNDMKCMSQNQGIKRGYNSLISESERCHRKRRQHSHSYSSDESLNRQNYLPDEFLRPPRAAAPCKPKRKRRRKRSRFHTSLEALELKEKTDYPTKGNASLCHQDEIISEDKKEEINPQEIANVQRNSEQIDQVEDELALPPSSPPPETSGETERVMETASGELSETSNEPCGASAPRKVQIDGTLLEHKERSERTNINEKQIPFKVPNIERNFRQSQPKSYLCHYELAEALPQGKMNEASAEWLCFNSGILNAQPPLPFKEAHVSGHTFVTTEQILAPLALPEQALLIPIENQDKLRNLPCEVYQHIIPPNMLANKVKLTFPAAALPPPGAPLQPLPLQQPGCSTSVTTIHHTVLQQHAAAAAAAAAAAAAGTFKVLQPHQQFLSQVPALTRTSLPQISVGPVGPRLCPGNQPAFVAPPQMPLIPASVLHPGHLAFPPLPHALFPSLLSPHPAVIPLQPLF